Proteins from one Malaya genurostris strain Urasoe2022 chromosome 2, Malgen_1.1, whole genome shotgun sequence genomic window:
- the LOC131428980 gene encoding uncharacterized protein K02A2.6-like, whose product MESRKRCTAIAECSETPSSVPGGFHFGSGPLQQDAGSAGVEGEPQAGVQTKTTGCLQHGECGRGRAESSSRSRHSQESVFLYWAAPIVDVRKPNGAVRICADYSTGLNSVLEPNQYPLPLPEDIFAKMANCRIFSHIDLSDAYLQGAVDEASQPLLTINTHKGLFQFTRLSPGIKSAPGSIQQLMDTMLAGLDCAAVYLDDIIVGGKTEEEHHRNLSFVLQRLREYGFTVRIEKCTYGMKQVKHLGQILDANGIRPDPDKVASIINMPPPHDVPTLRSYLGAVNYYGKYVTEMRRLRHPMDQLLKAGTKFEWTAECQRSFDRFREILRSPLLLTHYNPNVEMVVSADASISGMPRSLTAAESKYIQIEKEGLALVFAVTKFHRMLFGRRFTLETDHKPLLSIFGAKKGIPTYTANRLQSFGHADVLSRLINSNIRPEEEFVIATMELERTVKSVVNQALDGLPLSFKQITTETGVDGTLQQVIRHVHNGWPTKTCISDSQIQQFYLRRNALSVIEGCLMYGERMVIPQAYRKRVLQQLHKGHPGVERMRSIARQYVFWSNIDDDVAKTVGKCNDCANVAKTDWKTNLESWPSPKKSWQRVHLDYAGPWPEVIQTKDITTAATLHMLRGIFARFGYPETLVTDNGTQFTSEQFESFCSSNAIIQLRTAPFHPQSNGLAERSTPCRNAPDGKSPAEVLLGRAVRTSLELLRLPTSINKSENTIQEHQFNRKHGTKERRYHPQDSVWAKVFRNNKWYWEAGTVIERLGKVMYNIWLPEKKSLIRSHCAVSQADVGAEVLSPELPNQQMPTQGQPKSNPQEQQPMLRKSSRIRRPPTRYEPYQL is encoded by the exons ATGGAATCTCGAAAGAGG TGCACAGCAATCGCAGAATGTAGTGAAACTCCAAGCTCAGTTCCCGGAGGTTTTCACTTCGGCAGTGGGCCTTTGCAACAAGACGCCGGTTCTGCTGGTGTTGAAGGGGAACCCCAAGCCGGTGTTCAGACCAAAACGACCGGTTGCTTACAGCATGGAGAGTGTGGTAGAGGACGAGCTGAATCGTCTTCAAGGTCTCGGCATTCTCAAGAAAGTGTATTTTTATATTGGGCAGCGCCCATCGTCGATGTACGGAAGCCGAATGGTGCCGTCCGTATATGCGCCGATTATTCAACGGGCCTGAACAGTGTCCTTGAACCCAACCAATATCCGCTGCCGCTACCAGAGGACATCTTCGCAAAGATGGCTAACTGTCGGATCTTCAGCCATATCGATCTCTCCGACGCATACCTAcaaggagcagttgatgaagcGAGCCAGCCACTTCTCACCATTAACACCCACAAGGGTTTGTTCCAATTTACCCGACTGTCACCCGGTATCAAGTCAGCCCCGGGTTCGATTCAGCAGTTGATGGACACGATGCTTGCTGGTCTCGACTGTGCAGCTGTTTATTTGGATGACATCATAGTGGGCGGAAAGACTGAAGAAGAGCATCATCGGAATCTTTCTTTCGTTCTACAACGGCTTCGAGAGTATGGGTTCACGGTGCGCATCGAGAAGTGTACGTATGGGATGAAGCAAGTGAAACACTTGGGACAGATTCTGGACGCCAACGGTATCAGACCAGATCCGGACAAAGTCGCTTCTATCATCAATATGCCGCCGCCGCACGATGTTCCGACGCTCCGTTCATACTTGGGCGCCGTGAACTATTACGGCAAGTACGTGACGGAAATGCGCCGTTTGCGACATCCCATGGACCAGTTGCTCAaagctggaactaaattcgagtGGACTGCCGAATGTCAACGATCGTTCGACCGATTTCGTGAAATTCTCCGATCACCGCTACTGTTGACGCACTACAATCCAAACGTGGAAATGGTTGTGTCAGCAGATGCTTCGAT TTCGGGCATGCCTCGCAGCCTAACAGCAGCAGAAAGCAAGTACATCCAGATCGAGAAGGAAGGTTTGGCATTGGTGTTCGCAGTTACCAAATTCCATCGGATGCTGTTCGGACGTCGATTTACGTTGGAAACGGATCACAAACCACTTCTTTCCATCTTCGGAGCTAAGAAGGGTATCCCCACTTACACGGCAAACAGACTGCAAAG CTTTGGACATGCCGATGTACTGTCACGTCTCATTAACAGCAACATTCGGCCAGAGGAGGAGTTCGTGATTGCAACTATGGAGTTAGAGCGAACAGTCAAAAGCGTTGTCAACCAAGCGCTAGATGGCTTACCGCTCTCATTCAAGCAAATCACTACAGAAACTGGAGTCGATGGCACATTGCAGCAAGTTATCCGTCACGTCCACAACGGATGGCCTACGAAGACGTGCATTTCGGACtcgcaaattcagcagttttaccTGCGCCGTAATGCCCTGTCAGTTATCGAAGGATGCTTGATGTATGGTGAACGAATGGTGATTCCGCAAGCTTACCGTAAACGAGTGTTGCAGCAGCTGCACAAGGGGCACCCTGGTGTGGAACGTATGCGATCGATTGCACGCCAGTATGTCTTTTGGTCTAACATCGACGATGACGTTGCCAAAACCGTTGGGAAGTGCAACGATTGTGCCAACGTAGCGAAGACCGACTGGAAGACTAACCTGGAATCctggccatctccgaaaaagtcGTGGCAGCGAGTACATCTGGATTACGCCGGTCCT TGGCCCGAGGTTATCCAGACGAAGGACATCACCACTGCAGCTACCTTGCACATGCTTCGGGGTATTTTCGCCAGATTTGGATACCCGGAAACACTGGTCACGGATAATGGGACTCAATTTACCAGCGAGCAATTCGAGTCCTTCTGTTCCAGCAACGCCATCATTCAACTGAGAACAGCACCGTTTCATCCACAAAGCAACGGGCTTGCAGAGAG GTCAACGCCTTGTCGCAACGCTCCTGATGGGAAATCTCCTGCCGAGGTTCTGCTTGGCCGAGCAGTTCGCACATCACTAGAGCTGCTTCGCCTACCTACATCGATAAACAAATCCGAAAACACCATACAAGAACATCAGTTCAACCGCAAACACGGAACAAAGGAAAGGCGCTATCATCCTCAGGACTCCGTGTGGGCCAAGGTGTTCCGGAACAACAAGTGGTACTGGGAAGCCGGTACTGTGATCGAGCGTCTTGGAAAGGTGATGTATAATATCTGGTTACCGGAGAAGAAGTCCTTGATCCGGTCTCACT GTGCAGTGTCACAGGCGGACGTTGGGGCTGAAGTTTTGTCACCAGAACTACCAAATCAACAGATGCCGACTCAAGGTCAACCCAAGAGCAATCCTCAAGAGCAACAACCGATGCTTCGTAAGTCTTCACGAATTCGAAGACCACCCACGAGGTATGAGCCGTATCAACTCTAA